Below is a genomic region from Alphaproteobacteria bacterium.
CGTAGGTCAGCCCCTCGGCACGGACCGCGGCGTTGATGCGCTGGATCCACAGCGCCCGGAACGAGCGCTTCTTCACCTTGCGGTCGCGATAGGCATATTGCCCGGCCTTCTCGACGGCCTGGCGGGCGATCCGGATCGTGTTCTTGCGGCGGCCGTAATAGCCCTTCGCCGATTCGAGGATCCGCTTGTGCTTGGCGCGCGTGGTGACGCCGCGCTTGATGCGTGCCATGTCTCAGTACTCCCTTATCTCAGGCCGTAGGGCGCCCAGAGCTTCACGCGCGCCGTATCGGCGTCGGCGAGCACGTCGGTGCCGCGGTTCTGGCGGATGTACTTGGCGTTGTGGCTGATCAGGCGGTGGCGCTTGCCGGCGACGCCGTGCTTCACCTTACCCGTCGCCGTGAGCTTGAAGCGCTTCTTCACGCCGCTCTTGGTCTTCAGTTTGGGCATTTTCGTCTCCTTTTGCCGCACGTCGGCGGACGTCTTTGAACAGCCACGGCAGCCCTTTTGGCCGGGCGGTTCGGTTTTTCCAGACTCTGGAAGAGCGGGGCCTATATGGGGAGGAGGCGGAAAAGGCAAGCCGTCGGGCGCCTCAGTGGGCGGCATTGCCTTCAGGGGGCGCCTCCCCATAGACTTCCCGCAGACAGACCTCCTGGACCCCCTGCACCTTCGCGGTGATCGCATCCTCGCTTTCGCCATACGCAATGCCGCTCGACCGGATGCGTTGCTCCGAGCAGGAGCACAGGCGTTGCAGAACCCGTGTCTGCCCGGCGTCCGGCGCGCGCGTGCGCCGGCAGTCCGCGGCGAACTGGCGCGCGACATGCTCGCGGAAGGCTTCATCCCTCGACCCAGGCTGAGCGCCGGCGCCATCGCAGGCGATGAGCGCGGGCGACAGAAGAAGAAGCGGGATCCAGCGCATCAGTCGAACAGGCTCGATACCGAGCTTTCGTCGGCGATCCGCCGGATCGCCTCCGCAAGGAGAGGAGCGATGGTCAGCAGGCGGATCTTGGGAGTCGCGTCGGCCGCGTCGTAGGCGGCGATCGTGTCGGTGATGACCAGTTCGGAAAGCACCGAAGTGTCGACCCGCGCCGCGGCTGCGCCCGAGAGGACGCCGTGAGTGCAATAGGCGACGACGTCCTCCGCTCCGCCCTCCTTGAGCGCGGCGGCGGCGTTGCAGAGCGTGCCGGCGCTGTCGACGATGTCGTCGATCAGGATGCAGAAGCGGCCCGAAACGTCGCCGATGATGTTCATCACCTCGGATTCGCCGGCCCGTTCGCGCCTCTTGTCGACGATCGCCAGCGGCGCGTTGTCGAGCCGCTTGGCCAGGGCTCGGGCGCGAACGACGCCGCCGACGTCCGGGGAGACGACGGTGATCGCGCGCCCCTTGAAGCGCGCCTTGATGTCCTCGGCCATGGCCGGCGCGCCGAACAGATTGTCGGTCGGGATGTCGAAGAAGCCCTGGATCTGGCCGGCGTGGAGATCGACCGAAAGGACCCGGTTGGCGCCGGCGACGGTGATCAAATTGGCGACCAGCTTGGCCGAGATCGGCGTGCGCGGCCCCGGCTTCCTGTCCTGCCGCGCATAGCCGAAATAGGGGAGGACGGCGGTGATCCTCTTGGCCGAGGCGCGCCTCAGCGCGTCGATCGAGATCAAGAGCTCCATCAGATTGTCGTTGGCCGGGTAGGAGGTCGACTGAACAACGAATACGTCCTCGCCGCGGACATTCTCATTGATCTCGACGAAAATTTCCTCGTCGGCGAAGCGCCGGACGCTGGCCTCGGTGATCGGGATTTCGAGATATTGCGCGATCGCCTGGGCGAGCGGCAGGTTCGAATTTCCCGTCATCAGCTTCATGGCCCTTCTCTGGAGAGCCGGGCGGGCGAAGGCAAGAGCCGTTGCCGGAGTTGCGTGCCATCGTCTAAGGCGCGAGTGGCCGCCCACCCATTTCGCTCATCCTGAGGAGGACCGAGCGAAGGCGAAGGCCCGTCTCGAAGGATCCTTCGCGACGCCGTTTCGACAAGCTCAACGGCTCCTCAGGATGAGCGGAGAAGGCATGGATCCCTTATGAGCGTCGTCACCCGCTTCGCCCCCTCGCCGACCGGCCGGCTCCACGTCGGCAACATCCGCACCGCGCTTCACAACTGGCTGTGGGCGCGAAAGGCGGGGGGCAAGTTCATCCTTCGGCTCGACGATACCGATCAGGCACGGAGCGAAGAGGCGTTCGTGGCGGCGATCCGCGAGGATCTTGCCTGGCTCGGGCTCGATCCCGACGAAGAGGACCGCCAGTCGGACCGGTTCGGCCGCTACGAGGCCGCGCTGGAGCGATTGCACGCGGCGGGGCGGGTCTATCCGGCCTACGAGACGGCGCAGGAGCTCGAGCTCAGGCGCAAGGTCCAGCTCGGGCGAGGCCTGCCGCCGGTCTACGACCGCGCCGCGCTCGCGCTGGGCGAGGCGGACCGGGCGGGGCTCGAGGCCGAGGGACGGCGGCCGCACTGGCGGTTCAAGCTCGAGCATCAAACGCCGATCGAGTGGCACGACCTGATCCGCGGCCATCAGCATCTCGATCCCGCCCTGCTCTCGGACCCCGTGGTGCGGCGCGAGGACGGAAGCTGGCTCTACATGCTGCCCAGCGTCGTCGACGATATCGACATGGGAGTGACCCATGTCGTGCGCGGCGAGGACCATGTCACCAACACCGGCTTGCAGATCCAGATGTTCGAGGCGCTGGGCCCCGCGCCTCCCGCCTTCGCCCACGAAGCGCTGCTGGTCGGGTCCGAGGGCAAGCTTTCCAAGCGGCTCGGTTCGTTGGGCGTGGAGGCGATGAAGGAGGCGGGGATCGAGCCGCTCGCGCTTGTCGCCAAGCTGGCGCGGATCGGCACCTCGCTCCCCGTCGAGGCGGTGGCGGGGGTGGCGCCGCTGATCGAGACGTTCGACTTCGCCACCTTCGGCCGCGCGCCGGCGCGGTTCGACATGGAGGAGCTTGCCGGGCTCAACGCGCGGATCGTCCACCAGCTGCCGTTCGCGGCGGTCGCGGACCGGCTGCCCGAGGGGATGACCGAGGGCGACTGGGCGGCGATCCGGCCGAATCTGCGCAGCGTCGCGGAGGCCGCGGACTGGTGGGAAATCCTGCACGGCCATGTCGCCGCGCCCGCCGCCGAGGAAGACCGCGCCTTTCTCGCGCTCGCCGCGAGCGTCGCCGGCGAAGTCGACTGGTCGGATGCGCCCTGGGCGGCGCTCACCGCGCGGCTCAAGGCCGAGCGCAGCGGCCGGGCGCTGTTCCACCCGCTCCGGCGGGCGCTGACGGGCCGCGACAGCGGACCGGAAATGGCCGTGCTACTGCCGCTGATCGGCCGCGACGAAGCGGTCTCCCGGTTGAGAGCGGCGGGCGCCATTAATGGTATAGTATAACATGACGAGATAATGTATCATCCTCGGGAGCCGGCCCGAATCGGCCGGGCCGGCGGAAAGGATGAGGAGAATCGTCATGACCGAAGCCGGGTTCTTCGCGCAAAAGAGAAACAGCCCCAGCTCGCTCGCCCTGGTGATCGCGCTCCACGCGGGATTGATCGCCGCCGTGGTGATGATCAAGTCGCCGCAATTCACGCGCCTGGTCGATCCGCCGCTTGTGGTCGATTCCATCGAGATCCCGCCCGATCCGATCGTCGATCCGCCGCCGCCGCGGCACCGCACCGAACAGCCGGTGTCGCGCATCGACCAGGTGGAGCGGGTGATCGAGACGAATACCAATGCCGGCACGGTGGTCGACACCGGTCAGCATCCGACCGAGCTGGCCGAGAACACGGGGACCGGCGACAGAATCCTGCCTCCGCCGCCTCCGCTCCCCTTCCGCCGCGCCGCCGAGCTCGACCCGCGCTATGCAAGCGAGCTCCAGCCGCCTTATCCGGCGACGGAGCAGCGGGCCGAGCGGGAGGGCTTCGTCCGGGTGCGCGTGACGATCGGGCCGGACGGCCGGGTCGTCGCGATCGAGCGGCTATCGGCGACCAGCGACGCCTTCTGGCGGGTCACCGAGCAGCACGCGCGCCACCACTGGCGCTTCCGCCCGGCGACGCTCGACGGCCGCCCGGTGGAGGACAGCAAGGTGATGACTCTCAACTTCCGGCTGGTCGACCTCTAGATAGGTCTAGCCGCCGCAGTGGACGTCGCCGGAGCCCGCCTTGCTGATCGTGCAACGCGCCGGCCCGGCGACGTTGACGTCGCCCGAGCCGCGGATCTCCACCGCGGCGGTGCGGGTGGCGCGGATGTTGATTCCGCCCGAGCCGACGATGCTGAGAGTCGCGTCGCCCACCTCCAGAGCACCGAGATCGATGTCGCCCGAGCCGGCGATCGAGGCCATGGCGCTTTCGGCGCGGCCGGCGCCGCGAATGCCGCCCGATCCGGCGATCGAGAAGTTCGCCTGGCCGACCGCCAGAGTGCCGATCTCCATGTCGCCCGAGCCGCCGATCTGCCCGCTGAAGCTTGGCCCCTGGACGCGGTCGATCCGCATGTCGCCGGAGCCGCCGATCTGGGCGCCGGCAAGGCTCGGAACGGTGACGTGGATCGTGACCGGGCGGTGGTTGCGGAACGAGAACCAGTGGGATGAGCCCTCGCGATAGCCGATGCGCAGCTGGCCGTCCTGAACGGCCACCTCCAGCCGCTGGATCAGCTCGGCGTCGCCCTCGGCATGGACCGACGGGGCTCCGCCGACCGCGACGATGACGTTCGGCGAGCCGCCCAGCGCAATGCGGTCGAACGCGCCGACCTGGAAGTCGCGTTGCGCGGTCGGCCGGGTCTCCTCGGCATTGCCGCCGGCGTGGCAGGCGCTGGCGATCATTGCCGCGCCGATGATCAGTGGAGCCCGCATTCTATCCTCCCTAGCTGTATTATGATGCTAATACAGAAGAGCGGCGCAGGCGGCAACAAAAAAGGGCGGCCCGCGCGCGGACCGCCCCTTTTGCCTCGGCGCAATGCGCCGGTTCAGGCCTCGATCTTCACCTTGTGGTGAACGACCGCGGCCTTGTTGAGGATGTCGAGCAGCTTCTCGAGCGCGGCGCGCTCGTCGATCTCCTCCATCGCGCCCAATTCGCGCGCGAGGCGGGTCGAGGCGGCCTCGAAGATCTGCCGCTCGGAATAGCTCTGCTCGGGCGCGTCGTCGGGGCGGAACAGGTCGCGGACCACCTCGGCGATCGACACCAGGTCGCCCGAGTTGATCTTCGCTTCATATTCTTGGGCGCGGCGCGACCACATGGTGCGCTTCACCTTCGGCTTGCCCTTCAGGGTGGTCAGAGCCTCCTGCATCGTCTTGTCGGACGAAAGCTTGCGCATGCCGACGCTTTCCGCCTTGTTGGTCGGAACGCGCAGAGTCATCTTCTCCTTTTCGAAGCGGAGCACATAAAGCTCCAGCGCCATGCCCGCGATGTCCGTGCTCTGAAGCTCGATCACGCGGCCAACGCCGTGCTTGGGGTAAACGACATAATCGCCAACGTCGAAGCTCAACGCTTTCGTTGCCATCAATTGAGACCTTCCCATGGAAATGGCCGCCATTACCGGTGTAAACCCGCATCCGCCCCAAAAGACGCAGTTTAAGATTCCGGCTGTGCGGCAATTCTTACGTTGATCACCGTGTGCGGATGCGAAGGCAGCCGCTTCGATGGCAGGCCATATATCAGGAAATCGGCCGGAAATCTACCCTTGCGGCAAGTTAGGATCGGCCGCGCCGCGCATCGAGGCTCCACGGCCCCGGTCCGGCCGCGGCGAGGTAGAGAAACACGAAGCAATAGAGGATCGCCGCGTCGCCCATATTGTTGACCGGGAAGAAGCCCCGCGGCGCATGCGCCATCCAATAGGCCACGGCCATCACGCCCGAGGCGACGAAGGCCGCGGGCCGCGTGAACAGGCCGATCGCGATCAGCAGGCCGCAGAGGAATTCGAAGATTCCGGCATAAGCGGGCATCGAATTGAGCGCGAGGCCGCTCCCGGCATATTGGCCGGCCGGGAAGCTCAGGAACTTCTGCGTTCCGTGCTCCAGGAACAGCAGGCCGGAGACGATCCGCAGCAGGCTCAGCGCCATCGGGGCGAAGGACGAGGCCCGCGGGGCCATCAGTCGCCCTCGCCCGGCGTCGCCGAGAAATATTTGTCGAACTTGCCGTCCTCGCCCTTATGCTCGTCGGCGTCGGCGGGACTGTCCTTCTTGCGCGTGATGTTGGGCCATTCGGCCGAATAGGTTGCGTTGACCTCCAGCCATTTCTCGAGCCCGCTCTCGGTATCGGGCAGGATCGCCTCCGCCGGGCATTCCGGCTCGCACACGCCGCAATCGATGCACTCGCTGGGATTGATGACGAGCATGTTCTCGCCCTCGTAGAAGCAGTCCACGGGGCAGACCTCGACGCAGTCCATATATTTGCAGCGGATGCAGGCATCGGTGACGACGTAGGTCATAAGCGCATGTCTCTCCTGAAGCGCTTTCCCTAGGCTGCGCCGGCTTCGCTCGTCAATTCGCAATAGAGGGCGCGCGCCTCGGCCGGCGGGCCGCGGCGGAGCGGCAGCGCCTCGATCCTCAGCACCCGGACCTCGCCCCGCCGGGCGAAGGTGAGGACGTCGCCGATCCGGACGGGGGCATGGGCCTTGTCGACGGCGCGGCCGTTGAGGCGAAGATGCCCCTCCCCGGCGAGCGATTGGGCGAGCGCGCGGGTCTTCACGATCCGCGCGAACCAGAGGAACTTGTCGAGCCTGAGGTGATCAGCCATCGAGCAAGGATAACGTCGCAGGGTCGCGCTCGGCCCCGTAAAAGGTGTCGATAACCGCGGCGAAGGGTGCGCCGTCGCCGGCCACCGCCTCGAACAGGGTCATCGAAGAGCGCAGCTTGAGCGCATCGACCGGGCCGAGGATCGATTCCGCGCTCGCGCCCCGATGAGGCAGCAGCGCCGCCGCGCATTCGTGCAGCCGGCCTCCCAGCAGCGGATGAGCGAGATAGGCCCGCGCCTCGCCCGCCGAGGCGATGCCGTAGAAGCGCGCCGTCTCGCTGCGGCCGAGCCCGGCGAGCTGGGGGAAGACGAACCACATCCAGTGGCTGCGCTTGCGGCCGCGCCGAAGCTCGTCGAGCGCCTGCTCGCAAATCCCTTCCTGCGCCGCGACGAACCGGTCGAGATCGAAGCTCATCGAATCCTGACCGGCGCCGGATCGGGCCGCTCGCCCTCCTCGCGCGCCCTGGCGAGCCGCGCGCCCTCGACGGCGAGGAGATCGAACAATCGCTCGGGGTCCTGCCAGCGCAGCCCCGCTGCGAAAGCCTCCGCCCCTTCCGCAACGACCAGTTCGCGAGTCCCCGCCGCGACCGCGTCGACAATCCGGCGCGCGCATTCGGCGGGCTCCATGCCGGCCTCGATATTGGCGTCGGACTCGCCGCGCGCGGAGCCGTCGGCCTGGAGCGCGTTGGCGGCGACGTTCGTACGCACCGAGCCGGGCAGCACGGTCGTCACCTTGATCCCGTAGGCAGCCTCGACCTCGGCCCTCAGGGAGTCGCAATAACCGATCAGGCCGTGCTTGGCCGCGGCATAGCCGGTTCGAAGCACAGGCCCGATCCGCCCCGCCACCGAGCTGATCGCGACGATATGGCCGGCCCTGCGCCCGGCCATCAGCGGCAGGACGAGCTGGGTCAGCCAGATCGGCGCCAGCAGGTCGGTCTCGAGCAGCGTTCGATACACTTCGGGCGCCGTGTCGACGGCGAGGCTGCGCTGGCTGATCCCGGCATTGTTGACGAGGATGTCGATCCCGCCGCGCCAGCCCCAGGCGGTCTCGACCGCGCCGGGCAGCGCCGCCCAGTCGGTCGCCTCGAACGGGAGCACGAGCCTGTCGCCGGCGATTGCTTCGAGCGCCTCACGCCGACGGCCGGAGAGGACCAGTGCCGCGCCTTCCGCCGCGAATGCCGCGGCAACTGCCGCGCCAATGCCTGACGAGGCGCCCGTGATCCAGACCGTGTGCCGCGCGAACCGGATGGTTCGGTCTCCCGTCGCCCCGAGCTTGCCGATCCTCTACTTATTGCCGTTGAAGGCGGCGAACGACAAGCGATGACCAACGCAGCGCTTGGCGGGCGCTACGCCATGAGGTGTCGACTGGCGATCGCGATCCCATGCTTGGAGCGATAACTTTCGTTTCAACTTCTCAGGCATAGGCTTCTGCTGTAGAAAACGATCGGACTCGCTCGAGGGTAAGTGCCATGAAACGGTCACTCCTGCTTTTCATGACTATTGCCGCCACCATAGCTTCGTCTGCGGAAATAGGTGCGCAGAACTCTGCTTGCTCCGGCCGAAGTCCTCTTGCGCACTTCGTCGATAAGCAGATCGACCGGCCCATATTCCTGATGAACGATACGTTGCTGTTCAGGACTGGCAATATCGAGCTCGACATTGACGGGTCGCCGCGAGCCTACGGCGTCCAGGATCAGGGCACAGAAAATATTTGCAATGGCTTAGGACCCCTGGAGCCGCCGCGCTGCCGAGGTCGAAACCGCGGAGAATGCGCGAGCTTCTGCAAGGCCGCTTTTAGAAGCTGGGACGGACAGACCGAACATCTCGGCCGTGTGATGTGCAGCATCGGGCTCGGCGGGTCCGGGTGCGGCACCCCAAATGTGAGGCTCCAGCCCGCGCCGGCGCAAGATTGGTTCGTTAGTGAAACGTCGGTTCACCCGGCACCATCCGGGCCTCGTCCGGCGGACTGGGCCAGGCGACAGGAGGGGCAACTGGATTCTCTCCAGATACCTTATTTCGTAATCCCCGGAGCATTTCGGCATTTGCCTTGGGATGCCACGCCCGGCGACGTCGGCCTCGTCGTTGATGCGCAAGGCCATTCGTTTGCCTTCATCATCGGTGACGGTGGTGGCCATCTCGACGAAGGCTCCGCGGCGCTGTTGGCCAGGATACGCGGCGTTTCGCAGCTTCCTACCCAGCCGGAAACCAACGCCTTCGGGCGATCGGTCGAACGACTCCACGGTGCAGTGGCCGGCGACTACAGCGTCGCCATCTTCCGTCACAGCGGGCGCAGCCTGCCGAACCAGCCGACGATGCTCACGCTGACCGCCGCGGAATTGCCCGCATTCATCGAGCGCGTCGCCGCCGAACGGCTGCGGCCGTTCGGGAGCGCGTCGGCCATTCGCGCCTGCGCCCGCTAGCGGGTCAGCCGCGCCTCCGCTGCCGGGCGCGCCATTCGCGCACCGCCGCGAGCGTGTTGGCCACGTGGTTGCGATAATCGAGATCCGAATAAGCGTAGATGATGTGCCCGTCGGGCGCGATGACGAAGGATGTGCGGTTGGTCATCGGCTGGCCGGGACGCAGAAGCACGTCATAGGCGCGGATCGTCGTCGCAGTGGCGGTGGCGACCGGGAAGGCGTTTCGGCAGGCCTCGACCGAGAAGCGCCGAAGCGTGTCGTAATCGTCGGCGGACAGGCCGATCACGCGCGCGCCGAGCTGGCGGAATTCGAGCGCCGCCTCGGAAAAGGCATGCGCCTCGAGCGTGCAACCCTGGGTGAAGGAGCGCGGATAGAAATAGAGCACGACCGGGCCGTGGCGCAGCTGCTCGCGCAGGTGCAGCTGGAACGGACGGCCGGCAAGCGCGCCGGATGTGGTGAAATCGGGAGCGGCGGTGCCGACGGCGAGGGCGGCGAGCCCCGCGGCGGGAAGAAGGGCGAGGGAAAGCGCGGCAAGAGCGGAACCGAAACGCATGGCGGAAAACTCCCTGGCTGGATGCGGCGGCACGATAGGCGCAAAGGCCGGATGTCGCCAGCCGCCATTGGCGGTCGCCGGCGGCAGTGCTAGTCTGCCTCTGGCCCTTCGGCTGGGGAGAGTGGACATGCGTATCGCCTTAATCGGCTTGGCTCTGGCAGGCGCGGTAGCCGTCTCCCCGGGGCACTCGGCCCAGCCGCGCGCGGCGGCTTCCTGCCACCTTTCGCTCCCGGCATCGCCCGACTCCGAGACCTTCGCCGGCGCCGGCCACAGCGGCGCCGCCGCTTCGGCGCAGCAGACCGGCGCCCTCTTTGCTTCCGCCGCCTCGCATCTGTGCGCCTCGGGAGTCGTCCGCCCCGCCAACCTCGCACGCTACCGCCGGCTGCTGGTGCGCAACGCCGAGGGCGCCAACGAGCCCAACATCTACGACGATGCCGAGGAGCAGCCGGGCGCCCTCATCATCGAGTTCGCCTTCGCCGGAGGCCCGCCGCCGACTCAGGAGGCGGTCGAGGCCGCGCTGCGTTGCTGGCGCAACCCGGGCGCCGCCGGCTGCAGCGCAGAGGATGTGGGGCCGTAGGTCGATACTCCGTCGGAACTTCGCGCTGGCCGGATTCCCGCCCGACATTCTCAGAGTCACCCCGGCGAAGGCCGGGGCCCATGAACCGAAGCCGTTGTGAGCAGGCCGCGGCGACATCGCCTCTACCTCGAAGGCGGCGTTCATGGGTCCCGGCCTTCGCCGGGATGACTCTCCTG
It encodes:
- a CDS encoding ribose-phosphate pyrophosphokinase, whose product is MKLMTGNSNLPLAQAIAQYLEIPITEASVRRFADEEIFVEINENVRGEDVFVVQSTSYPANDNLMELLISIDALRRASAKRITAVLPYFGYARQDRKPGPRTPISAKLVANLITVAGANRVLSVDLHAGQIQGFFDIPTDNLFGAPAMAEDIKARFKGRAITVVSPDVGGVVRARALAKRLDNAPLAIVDKRRERAGESEVMNIIGDVSGRFCILIDDIVDSAGTLCNAAAALKEGGAEDVVAYCTHGVLSGAAAARVDTSVLSELVITDTIAAYDAADATPKIRLLTIAPLLAEAIRRIADESSVSSLFD
- a CDS encoding glutamate--tRNA ligase; translated protein: MSVVTRFAPSPTGRLHVGNIRTALHNWLWARKAGGKFILRLDDTDQARSEEAFVAAIREDLAWLGLDPDEEDRQSDRFGRYEAALERLHAAGRVYPAYETAQELELRRKVQLGRGLPPVYDRAALALGEADRAGLEAEGRRPHWRFKLEHQTPIEWHDLIRGHQHLDPALLSDPVVRREDGSWLYMLPSVVDDIDMGVTHVVRGEDHVTNTGLQIQMFEALGPAPPAFAHEALLVGSEGKLSKRLGSLGVEAMKEAGIEPLALVAKLARIGTSLPVEAVAGVAPLIETFDFATFGRAPARFDMEELAGLNARIVHQLPFAAVADRLPEGMTEGDWAAIRPNLRSVAEAADWWEILHGHVAAPAAEEDRAFLALAASVAGEVDWSDAPWAALTARLKAERSGRALFHPLRRALTGRDSGPEMAVLLPLIGRDEAVSRLRAAGAINGIV
- the rplT gene encoding 50S ribosomal protein L20, whose product is MARIKRGVTTRAKHKRILESAKGYYGRRKNTIRIARQAVEKAGQYAYRDRKVKKRSFRALWIQRINAAVRAEGLTYGRFMHGLKLAGVDLDRKVLADIAMHEGEAFKAIIAQAKGALPAEA
- a CDS encoding DoxX family protein; translated protein: MAPRASSFAPMALSLLRIVSGLLFLEHGTQKFLSFPAGQYAGSGLALNSMPAYAGIFEFLCGLLIAIGLFTRPAAFVASGVMAVAYWMAHAPRGFFPVNNMGDAAILYCFVFLYLAAAGPGPWSLDARRGRS
- the rpmI gene encoding 50S ribosomal protein L35, with the protein product MPKLKTKSGVKKRFKLTATGKVKHGVAGKRHRLISHNAKYIRQNRGTDVLADADTARVKLWAPYGLR
- a CDS encoding peroxiredoxin; the protein is MRFGSALAALSLALLPAAGLAALAVGTAAPDFTTSGALAGRPFQLHLREQLRHGPVVLYFYPRSFTQGCTLEAHAFSEAALEFRQLGARVIGLSADDYDTLRRFSVEACRNAFPVATATATTIRAYDVLLRPGQPMTNRTSFVIAPDGHIIYAYSDLDYRNHVANTLAAVREWRARQRRRG
- a CDS encoding RNA-binding S4 domain-containing protein: MADHLRLDKFLWFARIVKTRALAQSLAGEGHLRLNGRAVDKAHAPVRIGDVLTFARRGEVRVLRIEALPLRRGPPAEARALYCELTSEAGAA
- a CDS encoding CarD family transcriptional regulator; this translates as MATKALSFDVGDYVVYPKHGVGRVIELQSTDIAGMALELYVLRFEKEKMTLRVPTNKAESVGMRKLSSDKTMQEALTTLKGKPKVKRTMWSRRAQEYEAKINSGDLVSIAEVVRDLFRPDDAPEQSYSERQIFEAASTRLARELGAMEEIDERAALEKLLDILNKAAVVHHKVKIEA
- a CDS encoding energy transducer TonB, with the translated sequence MRRIVMTEAGFFAQKRNSPSSLALVIALHAGLIAAVVMIKSPQFTRLVDPPLVVDSIEIPPDPIVDPPPPRHRTEQPVSRIDQVERVIETNTNAGTVVDTGQHPTELAENTGTGDRILPPPPPLPFRRAAELDPRYASELQPPYPATEQRAEREGFVRVRVTIGPDGRVVAIERLSATSDAFWRVTEQHARHHWRFRPATLDGRPVEDSKVMTLNFRLVDL
- a CDS encoding DUF1810 domain-containing protein, with the translated sequence MSFDLDRFVAAQEGICEQALDELRRGRKRSHWMWFVFPQLAGLGRSETARFYGIASAGEARAYLAHPLLGGRLHECAAALLPHRGASAESILGPVDALKLRSSMTLFEAVAGDGAPFAAVIDTFYGAERDPATLSLLDG
- a CDS encoding SDR family NAD(P)-dependent oxidoreductase, which encodes MRFARHTVWITGASSGIGAAVAAAFAAEGAALVLSGRRREALEAIAGDRLVLPFEATDWAALPGAVETAWGWRGGIDILVNNAGISQRSLAVDTAPEVYRTLLETDLLAPIWLTQLVLPLMAGRRAGHIVAISSVAGRIGPVLRTGYAAAKHGLIGYCDSLRAEVEAAYGIKVTTVLPGSVRTNVAANALQADGSARGESDANIEAGMEPAECARRIVDAVAAGTRELVVAEGAEAFAAGLRWQDPERLFDLLAVEGARLARAREEGERPDPAPVRIR
- a CDS encoding DUF2807 domain-containing protein — protein: MRAPLIIGAAMIASACHAGGNAEETRPTAQRDFQVGAFDRIALGGSPNVIVAVGGAPSVHAEGDAELIQRLEVAVQDGQLRIGYREGSSHWFSFRNHRPVTIHVTVPSLAGAQIGGSGDMRIDRVQGPSFSGQIGGSGDMEIGTLAVGQANFSIAGSGGIRGAGRAESAMASIAGSGDIDLGALEVGDATLSIVGSGGINIRATRTAAVEIRGSGDVNVAGPARCTISKAGSGDVHCGG
- a CDS encoding ferredoxin family protein, with amino-acid sequence MTYVVTDACIRCKYMDCVEVCPVDCFYEGENMLVINPSECIDCGVCEPECPAEAILPDTESGLEKWLEVNATYSAEWPNITRKKDSPADADEHKGEDGKFDKYFSATPGEGD